DNA sequence from the Peromyscus eremicus chromosome 7, PerEre_H2_v1, whole genome shotgun sequence genome:
ggagtgggagatcccagctggatcaacaacagagagggagaacacagaataggagaccatggtaaatgaagaccacatgagaagtATAGTCTTGATAGCAGATGATACTCAAAGGAGTACTATTAGTTTGTTGAGTTTAGATTCATAAAATTGGGTTCTGTTGAAAAATATGTCATTTGTCAAACTGCAAACTGTTAAATCCTACCCATTGGTAATGTTTGCCTCTCTCCATTGAACCACTCAACTTTTCACAGGTGGAGAAGAATGAGCCCAGGAAATTACTCTGCCTTATTTGTCCTTGAGGGGTTAacagaccagccagggctccagatcccgctcttttctctgtttctattgATCTATGTGGTCTCCATAGTGGGAAACTTGGGTTTAGTCTTTTTAATCAGGACTAGCTCTCAGCTTCACACACCCATGTATTATTTTCTCAGTAACTTGTCCTTCATAGATCTCTGCTACTCCTCTGTTATAATACCAAAGATGTTGGTGAACTTCGTATCAGAGAAGAATTCCACATCCATTCCCGAATGCATGACCCagctctttctgttctctttcttcGGTATTGATGACTCCTACATGCTAACAGTCATGGCATATGATCGCTATGTTGCCATTTGCAACCCCTTGCTCTACAATGTCATCATGTCTCACACAGTCTGTGTGCTACTATCCACTGCTGTATATGCTATAGGGGCCTTTGGGGCCACGGCCCACACCAGCTACATATCCAGCCGTTCCTTCTGTGGAACTAATATCATTCACCATTACTTCTGTGACATCCTCCCTCTTCTGAATATAGCTTGCTCAAGAGACTATACCAAGGAGTTTTGGGTGATGATACTGGTTGGATTTAATGTATTTGCAAGTGTGTTTGCCATCATCATCTCTTATGCCTTCATCCTTGCCAGCATCCTGAGAGTACGTTCAGCCGATGGCAGATCCAAAGCCTTTAGTACCTGCAGTTCCCATCTTGCAGCTGTTGGAGTCTTCTATGGCTCCATCATCTTCATGTATTTTAAACCATCTACAGGTGACACGACCCAGGGAAAAGTGGCTTCTGTCTTTTACACCACAGTGATTCCCATGCTTAACCCCCTTATATACAGCCTTAGGAACAAAGATGTCAAAGAAGCCATAAGAAAACTTGTGAATGGTGGGATATTCTCTCAGTCTGTGTAGAAAACAGCACCTTTAAGCTAGCAATTTAAACATTCACTTTGTCTTTTAAATTGTCTTGTATGTAGGAATACTATTTCAAGTTGAAGGGTCATCTTAAAATGTTTGTGTGGTTTATTTTTGGTGAACCTCCTTCCCCATTTTAGTATCCCTGCTCCCAACACAGTGCTTTTTACTCTCCTTGGTCTCTCTAACCTACTTTCTGTggtgagccacaagaatatgttataagGGGTCCAGCTGTgcattaaagctataccttgaccaggcCAAGGATCAGTAAGGTGGGAAGCCATCTAGCATGGACTATTTGATGTTACACAGCTTGATATTCAGCTGTGacttgctatgaatttcttgtactcacaattcccatagaatgtgtgtgtgaacttcctgTTCAGGCCAGTCCTTGGATAAGGTGACTCAGGCAAAGCCAAGCAGGcagtagatgcatagctttgtttcttgcgcaaatgaagctcagaccatccccttgccttgaggcctagtgactctccagagcaattgactgaaaACAAGAGAATTTTAcgtatcaaggtggaaggtagaatggagcaacattcctgaggaggcagagaactgtgtggcaaggggaagaagaaacaggTGATTTCTGTAGAGAACACAGAACGGCATGACCAGGGAtaagggaagaacacagaggttttgcacatggtaaggcagaactcttgtagagttcatcaaagccaggagtagagagcaagtagagatggaggataaagaaacagaggacaaagatgaggctggaagcataagagcttagttgttagcaggactatgaaaGGGCAGCAAAAGaaaggacaaagaggaactgagtgtcaggactgaactgaagctatgtagacaggattttatcccagagaaataaagtagatggacaaagaatctagatttattcctgccctgaatgcctgatggagctgaagctgtatagatagaattttgtcttagatgaataaagttaacagacataagagcatagtggacatagattttttttctccctcagatATCCAACGCTGGACGTAGCATCTTCCTTGGACTCTGGGCAATCCATAACTTTCTTACCTACTGGTATACATATAagtatacatataaatgtatatgtatatatgtgtgtatgtatgttcttcTCAAATAGCactaaaaaaataagacaaataaaaactTAGAGGTCTCATGTAAAAGAGCTAGGTctgatttataaattttaaaaatcatatttattgACTTGTGGAAGAAGGGGTTCCATGAAAGGAGTGTCAGAGGACAGGATGAGAGggttggctctctccttttcccaTGTGAGTCTTGGAGATCAGGTCTTCAAGTTTGGTGACAAGCATCCTAACCCACAAAGCCACCTCAATGGCCTACAGCcatattttaaatgacaaatCTACAAACATATGAAGGAATAATAACATGAAAGTgaagagaagaagagacagaattcAAAGACAGTGAGAGGACATGGAATTATGGATATATCCTGAAGAGAACTTAATAAGTACTCATGGCTTTGATGTGGATTGCCAGAGAAGAATCATAATAGAAAAGCATTTCAATGTTTTTGACCTTGAAACTAGAATGCTAGGGTGGTAATTTCCAAATGCACAGAAAATTGTGAATAAGCCATTTTGTATGAGAGCTGTGGTAGTTAGAatgcaattggcccccataatgttatagggagtggcaatattgGGAAgagtggctttgctggagtgtgtatggccttgttggaggaagaatgtcactgtgggggcaggctttgagaatttctatgctcagaatactgctcagtgtgtcagttgacttcatgttacctgcaagatgtaggacactcagttACTtagccagcatcatgtctgcttaCACGCCACCATGTTCCActtcatgataataatggactaaacctctgaaactgtaagcaaacctcaattaaatgttttcctttgtaagagctgctgtagtcatggtgtttcttcacagcaatagaaaaccttaaCTAAGGCAAGGACATATTCAGTTATAAACAGCGATGGTCATACCTTCTTCACCAAAAATATCACTTTAAGGAATAGCatgcatttcatttatttgtatagcAGCACCTATTATTG
Encoded proteins:
- the LOC131914675 gene encoding olfactory receptor 8D1-like, which gives rise to MSPGNYSALFVLEGLTDQPGLQIPLFSLFLLIYVVSIVGNLGLVFLIRTSSQLHTPMYYFLSNLSFIDLCYSSVIIPKMLVNFVSEKNSTSIPECMTQLFLFSFFGIDDSYMLTVMAYDRYVAICNPLLYNVIMSHTVCVLLSTAVYAIGAFGATAHTSYISSRSFCGTNIIHHYFCDILPLLNIACSRDYTKEFWVMILVGFNVFASVFAIIISYAFILASILRVRSADGRSKAFSTCSSHLAAVGVFYGSIIFMYFKPSTGDTTQGKVASVFYTTVIPMLNPLIYSLRNKDVKEAIRKLVNGGIFSQSV